A section of the Lutra lutra chromosome 3, mLutLut1.2, whole genome shotgun sequence genome encodes:
- the LOC125094785 gene encoding 60S ribosomal protein L32-like, whose product MAALRPLVKPKIVKKRTKKFIRHQSDRYVKIKRNWQKPRGIDNRVRRRFKGQILMPNIGYGSNKKTKHMLPSGFRKFLVHNVKELEVLLMCNKSYCAEIAHNVSSKNRKAIVERAAQLAIRVTNPNARLRSEENE is encoded by the coding sequence ATGGCTGCCCTCAGACCTTTGGTGAAACCCAAGATCGTTAAAAAGAGGACCAAGAAGTTCATCCGGCACCAGTCAGACCGATATGTCAAAATTAAGCGCAACTGGCAGAAGCCGAGAGGCATTGACAATAGGGTGCGCAGAAGATTCAAGGGCCAGATCTTGATGCCCAACATTGGTTACGGGAGCAACAAGAAGACAAAGCACATGTTGCCCAGCGGCTTCAGGAAGTTCCTAGTGCACAACGTCAAGGAGCTTGAAGTGCTGCTGATGTGCAACAAATCTTACTGTGCAGAGATTGCTCACAACGTCTCCTCCAAGAACCGCAAAGCTATTGTGGAAAGAGCAGCCCAGCTGGCAATCAGAGTCACCAATCCCAACGCCCGGCTGCGCAGcgaagaaaatgaatag